From a region of the Leptospira kmetyi serovar Malaysia str. Bejo-Iso9 genome:
- a CDS encoding Hpt domain-containing protein → MLVDWNRLDSLKQGDDEEEAAWLKEMVESLLTNMEVRVKNIVRFTEEKKDADLQAELHQTKGVSANFGLEDLRVLVAEAEHHLKNADSNSSYTLSLKTPALWEQTRDELKKKFGIA, encoded by the coding sequence ATGCTTGTGGACTGGAACAGACTGGATTCTCTGAAGCAAGGAGACGACGAAGAGGAAGCGGCTTGGTTGAAGGAGATGGTGGAATCCCTTCTTACAAATATGGAAGTTCGAGTTAAAAACATCGTTCGTTTTACGGAAGAAAAAAAAGACGCGGATCTTCAAGCCGAACTGCATCAAACCAAGGGCGTTTCCGCTAACTTCGGATTGGAGGATTTGAGAGTCTTAGTCGCTGAAGCGGAACATCATTTAAAAAACGCGGATTCCAATTCTTCGTACACACTGAGTTTGAAAACTCCGGCGCTTTGGGAACAAACCCGAGACGAACTCAAAAAGAAATTCGGGATCGCCTAA